The Triplophysa rosa linkage group LG3, Trosa_1v2, whole genome shotgun sequence genome has a segment encoding these proteins:
- the lrrc61 gene encoding leucine-rich repeat-containing protein 61: protein MDSKREKDNVTECAKITNVLLKSRTGEFDLESILFLKLRNLGIYDLGCIGECLNLERLDLAGNNITNLGPLSPLRRLLVLNLSANRISNLDSLSSCESLQSLNLAGNVIPSIDNLHALKSLWRLESVRLKDNTYNYSNPVCKNSSYWTLFLEMFPNIKVLDGERVVGRGSDLYQLCKDIDDTIKAGLFKSGQLPDVPECKPWVDDGFWDIKRSNNAIVDEAYKQFSDVLHECRLLNSRAAHVISQNERTISLKNQPKQYAV from the exons ATGGACTCTAAGAGGGAAAAGGACAACG TAACTGAATGTGCAAAAATCACCAATGTGCTTCTGAAGTCCCGTACAGGGGAGTTCGATTTGGAATCTATTTTGTTTCTTAAACTGAGGAATTTAG GAATATATGACCTTGGATGTATAGGGGAGTGTTTAAACCTAGAGAGGCTGGACCTCGCAGGCAATAACATCACAAATTTGGGGCCTCTTTCACCCTTGCGAAGGCTTCTTGTTCTTAATTTATCAGCCAACAGGATCTCTAATTTAG aTTCTCTTTCTAGCTGTGAAAGTTTGCAGAGTCTTAATTTGGCGGGCAATGTTATACCAAG TATTGATAATCTCCACGCACTCAAGTCTTTATGGAGACTGGAGAGCGTTAGATTAAAGGACAACACTTATAATTACTCCAATCCAG TCTGCAAGAATTCTTCATACTGGACCCTTTTTCTTGAAATGTTCCCGAACATCAAAGTTTTAGATg GTGAAAGGGTTGTGGGACGAGGAAGTGACTTATATCAACTATGTAAAGATATTGACGATACAATTAAAG CTGGCTTGTTTAAAAGTGGTCAACTTCCTGACGTACCGGAGTGCAAACCTTGGGTGGACGATGGTTTTTGGGATATAAAAAGATCGAACAATGCCATTGTTGATGAAGCCTATAAACAATTCAGTG ATGTTCTTCATGAATGCAGACTGCTGAATAGCAGAGCAGCCCATGTGATATCACAAAATGAAAGAACCATCAGTCTCAAGAACCAACCAAAGCAGTATGCTGTTTGA